A single Flavobacterium sp. 1 DNA region contains:
- a CDS encoding endonuclease, whose product MKKIYSLLFLLSFTIGIAQIPSGYYSTATGSGYTLKTQLYNIIKGHTDNGYAGLYTTYQTSDIDNFYENDGTVLDMYSEKPSGTDPYNYSPGTTQRCGNYAAEGDCYNREHIIPQSVFNEASPMVADAHFITPTDGKVNGQRSNYPHGTVSTATWTSLNGGKLGSSGVSGYTGTVFEPINEFKGDIARMYFYFATRYENTVSTYSYAMFDGSSNKVFTTAFLNMLLAWNTQDPVSAREIARNNAIYARQNNRNPFIDHPEYIQAIWGGTTSDTQAPTTPTNLSAATTTATSVTLNWSASTDNVGVTGYNVYMNNSLKTTVTTLTATISGLTASTAYSFYVNAKDAAGNTSASSNTVSATTNSGGSTATELLFSEYIEGSSNNKALEIANMTGAAINLSTYTIKKQTNGAGAWSTGLSLSGTLNSGSKFTIVNSLIASTCYSISAANISTTATELTFNGNDAVGLFKNGVLIDIIGTFNGGTANFAADVTLRRKSTITAPSTTFNLSAQWDSFTTDTCSNLGSKISNKATKEEIISEPDGIALFPNPSNGEFTISYNNSNKTYTVKIFSMLGQTVYSKENIKQSTIQISNLPKGIYYVKIIDDSKTTNKKIIIN is encoded by the coding sequence ATGAAAAAAATTTACTCCTTATTATTTCTATTATCCTTTACAATTGGAATAGCTCAAATTCCAAGTGGCTATTACAGCACAGCTACTGGTTCGGGATATACCTTAAAAACCCAACTTTACAATATCATCAAAGGACATACCGATAACGGTTATGCAGGTTTATACACAACCTATCAAACATCTGATATTGATAATTTTTACGAAAACGACGGAACTGTTTTAGACATGTATTCTGAAAAACCATCTGGGACAGACCCTTATAATTATTCTCCTGGTACAACCCAAAGATGTGGAAACTATGCAGCCGAAGGAGATTGCTACAACAGAGAACACATTATACCGCAATCCGTATTCAATGAAGCATCACCAATGGTTGCAGACGCCCATTTTATAACACCGACTGACGGAAAAGTAAACGGACAGCGATCAAACTATCCACATGGAACCGTTTCGACTGCAACATGGACTTCTTTAAATGGCGGAAAACTAGGTTCAAGCGGTGTTTCAGGCTATACAGGAACTGTTTTCGAACCAATAAATGAATTTAAAGGAGACATTGCAAGAATGTATTTCTATTTTGCAACGCGTTATGAAAATACGGTTTCTACTTACTCCTATGCTATGTTTGATGGTTCAAGCAACAAAGTGTTCACAACAGCATTCCTAAATATGCTATTGGCTTGGAATACACAAGATCCAGTAAGCGCAAGAGAAATCGCTAGAAATAACGCTATTTATGCTCGACAAAACAACAGAAATCCTTTTATTGATCACCCAGAATATATACAAGCCATTTGGGGAGGAACAACTTCAGATACACAAGCACCAACTACACCAACAAATTTATCCGCTGCAACTACAACAGCAACATCAGTTACCTTGAATTGGTCAGCTTCAACCGATAATGTTGGGGTAACAGGTTACAATGTTTACATGAATAACTCTTTAAAAACAACTGTCACCACATTAACAGCGACCATATCTGGACTGACAGCCTCAACCGCTTATTCTTTTTATGTAAATGCAAAAGATGCAGCAGGAAATACATCAGCATCGAGCAATACCGTATCGGCCACAACAAACAGTGGTGGGTCTACAGCAACAGAACTTCTTTTCTCAGAATATATTGAAGGTTCATCTAATAATAAGGCTTTGGAAATTGCAAACATGACAGGAGCGGCAATTAATCTATCAACATACACAATCAAAAAACAAACCAATGGCGCAGGTGCTTGGAGTACTGGTTTAAGTTTATCCGGAACATTGAATAGTGGCAGTAAATTTACCATTGTTAATAGTTTAATTGCTTCAACTTGTTATTCAATAAGCGCAGCCAATATTTCAACAACTGCTACCGAATTAACCTTTAATGGAAATGATGCTGTAGGTTTGTTTAAAAATGGAGTACTTATTGACATTATTGGAACTTTTAATGGTGGAACGGCAAACTTTGCTGCCGACGTAACATTGAGAAGAAAATCTACAATCACTGCTCCGAGCACAACATTCAACCTGTCTGCCCAATGGGATTCTTTTACCACAGATACCTGTAGTAACCTTGGAAGTAAAATAAGCAACAAAGCAACAAAAGAAGAAATAATTTCGGAACCCGATGGCATTGCATTATTTCCAAATCCTTCGAATGGTGAATTCACCATTTCTTATAATAATTCCAACAAAACATATACTGTCAAAATATTTTCTATGTTAGGTCAAACAGTTTATAGTAAAGAAAATATAAAACAATCTACTATACAAATAAGCAATCTGCCAAAAGGAATTTATTACGTCAAAATAATCGATGATTCAAAAACCACTAATAAAAAGATAATAATCAACTAA
- the purL gene encoding phosphoribosylformylglycinamidine synthase — protein sequence MIHFFENQSKTVFAVQTQNEISAQDISKLNWLFADANKIEKSVLSDFFVGPRAAMITPWSTNAVEITQNMGISGIIRIEEFQKATADFNDFDPMLSQKYSELNQDIFTIHIQPEAILEIDDIAAYNKSEGLSLSSEEVEYLDNLATKLGRKLTDSEIFAFSQANSEHCRHKIFNGTFVIDGVEKETSLFKLIKKTSQENPNDIVSAYKDNVAFVKGPRVQQFAPKTADKPDFYEIKEFDSVISLKAETHNFPTTVEPFNGAATGSGGEIRDRLAGGQGSLPMAGTAVYMTSYSRLEENRPWEDAVTERKWLYQTPMDILIKASNGASDFGNKFGQPLITGSVLTFEHEENNRKIGYDKVIMQAGGIGYGKLDQAIKHKPQEGDKIVILGGENYRIGMGGAAVSSADTGAFGSGIELNAIQRSNPEMQKRAANAIRGLVESDNNPIVSIHDHGAGGHLNCLSELVEETGGLIDLDKLPVGDPTLSAKEIIGNESQERMGLVIGKKDIDILQRIADRERSPMYQVGDVTADHRFTFESKSTGLKPMDYALEDFFGSSPKTIMTDKTIDYNYGGLEYNVKNIATYLEQVLQLEAVACKDWLTNKVDRCVGGKVAKQQCAGPLQLPLNNVGVMALDYQGKEGVATSIGHSPIASLIDPVAGTRTAIAESLSNIVWAPIKDGLKGISLSANWMWACKNEGEDARLYAAVEACSEFAIELGINIPTGKDSLSMKQKYPNDEVIAPGTVIISAGGNCIDIRKVVEPVLQKDGGSIYYINLSQDDFKLGGSSLAQTLNAIGNEAPTIKDASFFKNAFNTLQELILDNQILAGHDIGSGGLITTLLEMCFADVNLGAKIDFSVFEEKDIIKYLFAENIAVIFQANSDEAVEAKLNANGVAFYKLGTATTEATLDFGPCKLDIAKYRDIWFKTSFLLDQKQAKNGTAQARFDNYKDQVLNYTFPTHFTGKKPVIDASKPRPKAAIIREKGSNSEREMANAMYLAGFDVKDVHMTDLISGRETLEDIQFIGAVGGFSNSDVLGSAKGWAGAFKYNEKANTALKNFFKREDTLSVGICNGCQLFMELEVINPEHEVHGKLHHNESHKHESIFTSVKIQENKSVMLSTLAGSTLGVWVSHGEGKFNLPYAEDQYNIVGKYGYEGYPANPNGSAFNTAMMCDTTGRHLVMMPHIERSTFQWNWAHYPKDRNDEVSPWHEAFVNARLWIEKNN from the coding sequence ATGATCCATTTCTTTGAAAACCAAAGCAAAACTGTTTTTGCAGTACAAACGCAAAACGAAATTTCGGCTCAAGACATTTCAAAACTCAACTGGCTTTTTGCAGATGCAAATAAAATAGAAAAATCCGTTTTATCGGATTTTTTTGTTGGACCACGCGCCGCTATGATTACCCCTTGGAGTACCAATGCGGTAGAAATTACTCAGAATATGGGAATTTCAGGAATCATTCGCATTGAAGAGTTCCAGAAAGCAACGGCTGATTTCAATGATTTCGACCCTATGCTTTCGCAAAAATATAGCGAGTTGAATCAAGATATTTTCACGATTCACATTCAGCCAGAAGCTATTTTAGAAATTGATGATATTGCTGCGTATAACAAATCTGAAGGATTATCATTGAGTTCAGAAGAAGTAGAATATTTGGATAATTTGGCAACCAAATTAGGAAGAAAATTAACGGATTCAGAGATTTTTGCCTTCTCTCAAGCCAATTCAGAGCACTGTCGCCACAAGATTTTCAACGGAACTTTTGTTATTGACGGAGTAGAAAAAGAAACTTCTCTTTTCAAATTAATCAAAAAAACATCTCAGGAAAATCCTAACGATATTGTTTCGGCTTACAAAGACAATGTGGCTTTTGTAAAAGGACCAAGAGTACAGCAATTTGCTCCAAAAACCGCCGACAAACCGGATTTTTACGAAATAAAAGAATTTGATTCGGTTATCTCTTTAAAAGCAGAAACACATAATTTCCCAACAACCGTGGAGCCTTTCAACGGAGCTGCAACAGGATCTGGAGGAGAAATTCGTGACCGTTTGGCTGGAGGGCAAGGTTCATTGCCAATGGCAGGAACTGCAGTTTACATGACTTCATATTCTCGTTTGGAAGAAAACAGACCATGGGAAGATGCTGTAACCGAAAGAAAATGGCTGTACCAAACTCCAATGGATATCTTGATAAAAGCTTCAAACGGAGCTTCAGATTTTGGAAATAAATTTGGACAACCGCTTATTACTGGTTCGGTTTTGACTTTCGAACATGAAGAAAACAACCGTAAAATTGGTTACGATAAAGTAATTATGCAGGCTGGTGGAATTGGTTACGGAAAATTAGATCAAGCTATCAAACACAAACCACAAGAGGGAGACAAAATCGTTATCCTTGGCGGAGAAAATTATAGAATTGGAATGGGTGGAGCTGCGGTTTCCTCTGCTGACACAGGAGCTTTTGGTTCAGGAATTGAATTAAATGCGATCCAACGCTCCAACCCAGAAATGCAAAAACGTGCTGCCAACGCCATTCGTGGTTTGGTAGAAAGCGACAATAACCCTATTGTTTCTATTCACGATCACGGAGCAGGTGGCCACTTAAACTGTCTTTCGGAATTGGTGGAAGAAACTGGAGGATTAATCGATTTGGACAAATTGCCTGTTGGCGACCCTACCCTTTCAGCAAAAGAAATCATTGGTAACGAATCACAAGAAAGAATGGGATTGGTTATTGGTAAAAAAGACATCGACATTCTACAAAGAATTGCAGACAGAGAACGCTCTCCAATGTACCAAGTTGGTGATGTAACTGCTGATCATCGTTTTACTTTCGAATCAAAAAGTACAGGTTTAAAACCAATGGATTATGCTTTGGAAGATTTCTTTGGAAGTTCGCCAAAAACGATAATGACAGACAAAACCATCGATTACAACTATGGTGGTTTAGAATATAACGTAAAAAACATCGCAACATACCTAGAGCAAGTGTTGCAATTAGAAGCTGTTGCCTGTAAAGACTGGCTGACCAACAAAGTTGACCGTTGCGTTGGTGGTAAAGTAGCCAAACAACAATGTGCGGGACCATTGCAATTGCCTTTGAATAATGTTGGCGTAATGGCTTTGGATTATCAAGGAAAAGAAGGAGTTGCAACCTCAATTGGACACTCTCCCATCGCCTCTTTAATTGACCCTGTTGCAGGAACAAGAACAGCAATTGCAGAGTCATTGTCCAACATCGTTTGGGCTCCGATTAAAGACGGATTGAAAGGAATTTCTCTTTCGGCCAACTGGATGTGGGCTTGTAAAAACGAAGGTGAAGACGCTCGTTTATACGCTGCTGTCGAAGCTTGTTCAGAATTTGCAATCGAATTGGGAATCAATATTCCAACTGGAAAAGATTCACTTTCGATGAAGCAAAAATATCCAAACGACGAAGTAATCGCACCTGGAACGGTAATTATTTCGGCTGGGGGAAATTGTATCGATATTCGAAAAGTGGTAGAACCTGTTTTACAAAAAGACGGCGGATCAATTTATTATATCAATTTGTCTCAAGACGACTTCAAACTTGGAGGTTCTTCATTGGCACAAACATTGAATGCCATTGGAAACGAAGCGCCAACCATTAAAGATGCTTCTTTCTTTAAAAATGCATTCAATACATTACAGGAATTGATTTTAGACAATCAAATCTTAGCTGGACACGATATCGGAAGCGGTGGTTTGATTACTACTTTATTAGAAATGTGTTTTGCTGATGTAAATTTGGGAGCTAAAATTGATTTCTCTGTTTTTGAAGAAAAAGACATCATCAAATATCTTTTTGCAGAAAACATTGCGGTAATTTTCCAAGCCAATTCAGATGAAGCGGTTGAAGCTAAATTAAATGCAAATGGAGTTGCTTTCTATAAATTAGGAACTGCAACTACAGAAGCGACTTTAGACTTTGGCCCATGTAAATTAGATATTGCGAAATACAGAGACATTTGGTTTAAAACCTCTTTCTTGTTAGACCAAAAACAAGCTAAAAACGGAACAGCCCAAGCACGTTTCGACAATTATAAAGACCAAGTATTAAACTATACTTTCCCAACTCATTTTACAGGGAAAAAACCTGTGATCGACGCTTCAAAACCAAGACCGAAAGCAGCAATTATCCGCGAAAAAGGAAGTAATTCCGAGCGTGAAATGGCGAATGCAATGTACTTAGCAGGATTTGATGTAAAAGATGTTCACATGACCGATTTGATTTCGGGACGTGAAACTTTGGAAGATATTCAGTTTATTGGAGCTGTTGGAGGATTCTCGAATTCAGATGTTTTGGGTTCTGCCAAAGGTTGGGCGGGAGCTTTCAAATACAACGAAAAAGCAAACACAGCATTGAAAAACTTCTTCAAAAGAGAAGACACTTTATCTGTTGGAATCTGTAACGGCTGTCAGTTATTTATGGAATTGGAAGTGATTAATCCCGAGCATGAAGTTCACGGAAAATTACATCATAATGAAAGTCACAAACACGAAAGTATTTTTACTTCTGTAAAAATTCAGGAAAACAAATCGGTGATGCTATCTACTTTGGCAGGAAGCACATTAGGCGTTTGGGTATCGCATGGTGAAGGAAAATTCAATCTGCCATACGCCGAAGATCAATACAATATTGTTGGAAAATACGGTTACGAAGGATATCCTGCTAATCCAAATGGATCTGCTTTCAATACTGCAATGATGTGTGATACAACAGGCCGTCACTTGGTAATGATGCCGCATATTGAACGTTCTACTTTTCAATGGAACTGGGCACATTATCCAAAAGACAGAAACGATGAAGTTTCGCCTTGGCACGAAGCTTTTGTGAATGCGAGATTGTGGATCGAAAAAAATAATTAG
- a CDS encoding T9SS type A sorting domain-containing protein, with protein MKKHLLIFFLLSFTNIFSQDLLVPFKTTSLGSHKHTSKDKSHSSKIDSEGNIIISASTESDSTFTDLLTTKLDPNLKVIWQKRKSIATQLSIDFPLKTFVDTQNNIYTVGVSIASNASEQNGILFAVKYDTMGNLLWEFDFDDLKQPKNYDYRYQNSFLDEKNILHIIHGTENATHTIITFDFYAIGKNGEVLEKFTRDDLGDEFANFTGLSFDFSYKEGNYYLKYSRQNVKTNGHEYFLKIINSKSVATYPFTSVLGSKDYFYNNREEIQIADNNDVYLFNQYGVDKKFKLIKTNPSGAISFTVNSPSGFDHEKVLTFFNAKGNYCFLNNKKTTGGADLATLNMIEYDAEGTIVNNITVNSTYVYQVKQLSDHTILVLTENGRFKLFDESLVLINEFIGSENTINDFCKVDNSTLITAETSYDKMFPNSDYDSELNIHINKISPDRLINTYFYSGVDTSMAYNGRLIIDSKNNYYVARIEDYGDTNGALGGAHAPQKYFVDKYNSELKLLWTLEIPKINFANYEFKILCNSEDDLFVSGPVSAWDYELLKISKEGKILFQIPSYPQKEIYFDNSGNLVLASGPILISDTTDKISSIYVFDSKNGQLLDKQQFPLNVMYWGSFISKDGVSYTYMYSEDYHDYSIHPKLYVYKNKLIDFVVNLNISASDGTPYNIAINDEGTLFFSTSYSKQLHKITLDNEYSFINVNDELTKMTFTDNKKIFAFNQKGNITIYNYDLSLYAKINNDLADLRFASVLKKDNKLIVNYMENLDNYVLKIIDEFGNVLNTYRINNYTWQDSDLDTNNNLVIVGGEGQHFATYLDYRWSRAFVHKYELEKYILNTKDSNSKDVHLESLHIYPNPTKSIINIQEFNNDTIKTVKIYDIKGCIIESYYSSKIDLSNLIPSVYLLKIVTQNGLVFTKKIIKE; from the coding sequence ATGAAAAAACACTTATTAATTTTTTTTCTGTTATCTTTCACAAATATATTTTCCCAAGATTTATTAGTCCCATTTAAAACTACTTCTTTAGGCTCTCATAAGCATACAAGTAAAGACAAATCCCATTCCTCAAAAATTGATAGCGAGGGAAATATAATCATAAGTGCTAGCACAGAAAGTGATTCCACTTTTACGGATTTGTTAACCACAAAACTTGACCCAAATTTAAAAGTAATCTGGCAAAAAAGAAAATCTATAGCTACTCAATTGTCAATTGACTTCCCGCTAAAGACTTTTGTAGACACTCAAAATAATATTTACACGGTAGGTGTAAGCATAGCATCAAATGCATCTGAACAAAACGGTATTTTGTTTGCTGTTAAATATGATACCATGGGGAATTTATTATGGGAATTTGATTTTGATGACTTAAAGCAACCCAAGAATTATGACTATAGATATCAAAATTCTTTTTTAGACGAGAAAAACATTTTACATATTATACATGGGACGGAGAATGCAACCCATACCATCATAACATTTGATTTTTACGCGATTGGAAAAAATGGTGAAGTCTTAGAAAAATTTACAAGGGATGATTTAGGTGATGAATTTGCAAACTTTACTGGTTTAAGTTTTGATTTTAGTTACAAAGAGGGTAATTATTATTTAAAATATAGTAGACAAAACGTAAAGACCAATGGACATGAATATTTTTTGAAAATAATAAACAGCAAATCGGTAGCTACTTATCCGTTTACCAGTGTTTTAGGTTCTAAAGATTATTTTTACAATAATAGAGAAGAAATTCAAATAGCTGATAACAATGATGTTTACTTATTTAACCAATACGGTGTAGATAAGAAATTTAAATTAATCAAAACAAATCCATCTGGTGCTATTTCTTTTACTGTAAATTCACCATCGGGATTTGACCATGAAAAAGTATTGACCTTTTTTAACGCAAAAGGTAATTATTGCTTTTTAAATAATAAAAAAACAACTGGAGGAGCGGATTTAGCTACTCTAAATATGATTGAATATGATGCGGAAGGAACTATAGTCAATAATATTACGGTAAATTCTACCTATGTGTACCAGGTAAAGCAACTCAGTGACCACACAATATTGGTATTGACCGAAAATGGACGATTTAAATTGTTTGACGAATCCTTAGTTCTTATCAATGAATTCATTGGGTCTGAAAATACGATTAATGATTTTTGTAAAGTGGATAATTCAACACTTATTACTGCGGAAACAAGTTATGATAAAATGTTCCCAAATTCGGACTATGATTCTGAGTTAAATATTCATATCAATAAAATTAGTCCGGACAGGCTAATAAACACCTATTTTTATTCGGGCGTGGACACTTCAATGGCATACAATGGAAGGTTAATTATTGATTCTAAAAATAATTATTATGTGGCTAGAATTGAAGATTATGGAGATACAAATGGGGCACTTGGAGGAGCACATGCGCCACAGAAATATTTTGTAGATAAATACAATTCAGAACTAAAGCTTTTATGGACATTGGAAATTCCAAAAATTAATTTTGCTAATTATGAATTTAAAATATTATGCAATTCTGAAGATGATTTATTCGTTTCTGGACCCGTTTCGGCTTGGGATTACGAATTGCTTAAAATATCAAAAGAAGGAAAAATACTTTTTCAAATACCTTCTTATCCACAAAAAGAAATCTATTTTGATAATAGCGGCAATTTAGTTTTGGCTTCGGGACCTATTCTTATTTCAGACACGACCGATAAAATAAGCTCAATTTATGTCTTTGATTCCAAAAATGGACAATTATTAGATAAACAACAGTTTCCTTTAAATGTTATGTATTGGGGTTCATTTATATCTAAAGATGGAGTATCCTATACGTATATGTATTCTGAAGATTATCATGATTATTCCATCCATCCAAAATTATATGTATACAAAAATAAACTTATCGATTTTGTGGTAAATCTTAATATCAGCGCCTCAGATGGGACACCCTATAATATTGCTATTAATGATGAAGGGACCTTGTTCTTTAGTACTAGTTATTCAAAGCAATTGCATAAAATAACACTTGATAATGAATATAGTTTTATCAATGTGAATGATGAGTTGACTAAAATGACATTTACCGATAACAAAAAAATTTTTGCATTCAATCAAAAAGGCAATATTACCATTTACAATTATGATTTATCACTTTATGCGAAAATAAATAATGATTTGGCCGATCTTAGATTTGCTTCTGTTTTAAAAAAAGACAATAAATTGATTGTAAACTATATGGAGAATCTTGATAATTATGTCTTGAAAATAATTGATGAATTCGGAAATGTATTGAATACATACAGGATTAATAATTACACTTGGCAAGATTCTGATTTAGATACCAACAATAATTTAGTTATCGTCGGCGGTGAAGGTCAGCATTTTGCTACATATTTAGATTATAGATGGTCAAGAGCATTTGTTCATAAGTATGAATTGGAGAAATATATCTTGAATACAAAGGATTCTAATAGCAAGGATGTACACTTAGAATCTTTACATATATATCCAAATCCAACGAAGTCAATCATCAATATTCAGGAATTCAATAATGATACGATTAAAACAGTAAAGATTTACGATATCAAGGGCTGTATTATTGAAAGTTATTACAGTTCAAAAATTGACCTTTCAAATCTTATCCCTTCTGTTTATTTATTAAAAATCGTTACTCAAAACGGCCTGGTATTTACTAAAAAAATAATAAAAGAATAG
- a CDS encoding patatin-like phospholipase family protein, whose product MKNKTFRIGICMAGAVSAGAYTAGVMDYLMEALSEWEEKKGQLDIPTHKVVIPIMGGASAGGMTSLLTASTINNEIKPVPLPNKTNLLDEHPENKLYHSWVDLVDKDMFLKILDTSDISSGNVVSLLNSNFIDDIATKMIQSDIKQWKTTPSFFEMPVKIFTTLSNLNGFNYNTNFNGGIRKEKYNMAVHNDYACFELYDENTQTPQTPGWMPLNFKTGAFIQTAQDAAMATGAFPVGLKSRILERESSYVNTIPWLKDIFQNTPINQNKVKTLNVDGGMINNEPFEKVRYLLDEITIEQRSAKYNALNKDERQEFLNEVNSLHKNFENTILMIDPFPSQDKIEEFNYSQNITNIISETFSAMTAQMRAKPINYRSVMQLDDASQYIISPSRKREDTDGAYKDFFGEKAIACGAMGGFGGFLNKEFRIHDYFLGKYNCEIFLRKYFTIPEDALLANQIFAEGYSGIDKSKYAVIDADGKKSYPIIPVFKPEAAPDTFPIPTFSCGGNWPKISEDFINGYKNPIKNRAEKIILNIVKLSSTTLFFLKVGSFVILNKIIWKKVANSIKDSLYKSNLINNYSPNREETY is encoded by the coding sequence ATGAAAAATAAAACTTTTAGAATCGGAATATGTATGGCGGGTGCAGTCTCAGCGGGTGCTTATACTGCAGGTGTAATGGATTATTTAATGGAAGCTTTGAGCGAATGGGAAGAAAAAAAAGGACAGCTAGATATACCCACTCACAAGGTAGTGATACCAATAATGGGAGGAGCTTCGGCTGGCGGAATGACGTCTTTATTAACTGCCAGTACGATAAACAACGAAATCAAACCAGTTCCTTTGCCTAATAAAACAAATCTTCTTGACGAACATCCCGAAAACAAACTCTATCATAGTTGGGTTGACTTGGTAGACAAAGATATGTTTCTAAAAATACTGGATACATCAGACATTTCATCTGGTAATGTAGTATCGCTGCTCAACTCCAATTTTATAGATGATATTGCAACAAAGATGATACAATCTGATATAAAACAATGGAAAACAACACCTTCCTTTTTTGAAATGCCCGTAAAAATATTTACTACGCTTTCTAATCTAAACGGATTCAATTACAACACTAATTTTAACGGAGGAATTCGAAAAGAAAAATACAATATGGCGGTTCATAATGACTATGCCTGTTTTGAGCTTTATGACGAAAACACACAAACTCCTCAAACACCAGGCTGGATGCCTTTGAATTTCAAAACCGGAGCTTTTATACAAACGGCACAAGATGCTGCAATGGCTACTGGCGCATTTCCCGTAGGTCTAAAATCCAGAATTCTGGAAAGAGAATCTTCTTATGTAAATACTATTCCATGGCTCAAAGATATTTTCCAAAATACTCCTATTAATCAAAATAAGGTAAAAACACTCAATGTTGATGGAGGAATGATTAATAACGAGCCTTTCGAGAAAGTAAGATATTTGCTTGACGAAATTACAATAGAGCAAAGAAGCGCCAAATATAATGCTCTGAATAAAGATGAAAGACAAGAGTTTCTTAATGAGGTTAACTCTCTTCACAAAAACTTTGAAAATACAATCTTAATGATTGATCCATTCCCAAGTCAAGATAAAATAGAAGAATTTAATTACAGCCAAAATATAACAAATATTATTTCTGAAACCTTTTCGGCAATGACAGCTCAGATGCGAGCAAAACCAATAAATTACCGCAGTGTAATGCAACTGGATGATGCCAGTCAATATATAATTTCTCCTTCCCGAAAAAGAGAAGATACAGATGGCGCATACAAAGATTTTTTTGGAGAAAAAGCAATTGCTTGTGGGGCAATGGGCGGATTTGGTGGTTTTTTGAATAAAGAATTTAGAATTCATGACTACTTTTTAGGAAAATACAATTGCGAAATATTTTTGAGAAAGTATTTTACAATTCCGGAAGATGCATTACTGGCAAACCAAATATTTGCAGAAGGTTACAGCGGTATTGATAAAAGTAAATATGCTGTTATAGATGCCGATGGAAAAAAAAGCTACCCAATTATACCCGTTTTTAAGCCCGAAGCAGCACCAGATACTTTTCCCATACCTACTTTTTCCTGTGGTGGTAATTGGCCAAAAATATCCGAAGATTTCATCAACGGATATAAAAATCCAATAAAAAACAGAGCCGAAAAAATCATATTAAATATTGTAAAGCTAAGTTCGACAACTCTTTTCTTTTTAAAAGTTGGTTCTTTTGTAATACTCAATAAAATAATATGGAAAAAAGTGGCTAACTCAATTAAGGATTCTCTTTATAAATCGAATTTAATAAACAATTATTCTCCAAATCGAGAAGAAACATATTAA